The following are encoded together in the Glycine max cultivar Williams 82 chromosome 8, Glycine_max_v4.0, whole genome shotgun sequence genome:
- the LOC113002316 gene encoding uncharacterized protein, producing the protein MSSLSLRDILESGKLVGANYDDWYRNLRIVLMHEKLIDTIDKPPMETPDLSDAEATKVFQKYLNEFLTAKCIILASMSSELQRQHQDMDPYEIVEHLKKMYGGQSRTTRFQLSKALFRSSLATNEKVGPHVLKMIYLIEQFAKLGCTHGKELSQDLIL; encoded by the coding sequence ATGTCTTCTCTATCGCTTCGTGATATTCTTGAATCTGGAAAACTAGTCGGAGCCAATTATGATGATTGGTACCGCAACTTGAGAATTGTTCTCATGCATGAAAAGCTTATTGATACTATTGATAAGCCTCCCATGGAAACACCTGATCTGAGTGATGCTGAAGCAACCAAGGTTTTTCAAAAGTATCTAAATGAGTTCCTTACTGCTAAGTGCATTATCTTGGCATCAATGAGTTCAGAACTCCAGAGGCAACATCAAGACATGGACCCATATGAGATCGTCGAACATCTTAAGAAGATGTACGGTGGTCAAAGCAGGACGACTAGATTTCAGTTATCTAAGGCCCTGTTTAGATCCTCACTTGCTACAAATGAAAAGGTTGGACCCCATGTTCTTAAGATGATTTATCTCATAGAACAATTTGCGAAGTTGGGGTGCACTCATGGGAAAGAGCTTTCTCAAGATTTGATTCTATAA
- the LOC100784819 gene encoding uncharacterized protein produces MAKESVDLPLIPKVTMSSGVALRRHSAGIANSGNNEKKLVPHYLRASTGSCHDFCKYGRKNVEEAREKLSIIKRAGRKSLSRSSEDIIDGIMTSVAKQKTSLDSTSTKMSTVKHSESVGTNKMELPTKSSGSQKQMGNKVLVNTSKASLVSVKPSFLPKSHISSIPEARRGGISLSFEVEALSKPTSKRVEASPTETSERVKTHPKSTSQIVKTSPKSMFKKKQTLKVSPFEEKEMELSDKHVTSLNPDFITKQTISSVNSSDVFGGQRNSKIKMNKKEVSSKSSSRGIGSVSARKHKGLKIVPHLMNQPKPIKVELEEHNNEAQEKTLYIIKMESTKQSSHSDQNESQDIEDQEESEYSNSEFEEDACPENHEIEYMANVDTLEVEKNGKPQNDEIVCSEEKECQQLGGKLVETQIEYMANVDTFEAEKNGKPQKDGIVCSEDKECHKLRGELVETQIEYMANVDTLEAEENGKPQKHGINCSEAKECQKLGGELLETHIEKGSLRSLEVQKEVLGAITTDVKAVAITAPEKVLLRHQHVQVKKDGQGLYNNVIKETTKHVETQKGKVKALIDAFEAVISLEEKSISAANIVN; encoded by the coding sequence ATGGCTAAGGAAAGTGTTGATTTACCACTGATTCCAAAAGTAACTATGTCAAGTGGGGTTGCATTAAGAAGGCACTCAGCGGGAATAGCAAATTCtggaaataatgaaaaaaaacttgTCCCTCATTATCTCAGAGCATCTACTGGCTCCTGTcatgatttttgtaaatatggGAGGAAGAATGTGGAAGAAGCAAGGGAGAAACTCTCCATTATTAAGAGAGCTGGAAGAAAATCACTTTCCCGAAGTTCAGAAGACATTATTGATGGGATAATGACATCAGTTGCCAAGCAAAAAACATCTCTTGATTCCACGTCAACAAAGATGTCAACAGTGAAACATAGTGAATCAGTTGGCACAAATAAGATGGAACTCCCAACAAAATCATCTGGCAGCCAAAAACAAATGGGGAATAAAGTTCTAGTGAACACAAGCAAGGCATCATTGGTCAGTGTCAAACCATCATTCCTTCCAAAATCACATATTTCTTCAATCCCCGAAGCAAGGAGAGGGGGGATTTCTTTAAGTTTTGAGGTGGAAGCTCTATCAAAACCAACTTCCAAAAGGGTGGAAGCTTCACCAACAGAAACTTCTGAGAGGGTGAAAACTCATCCTAAATCAACTTCCCAAATTGTCAAAACTTCACCAAAATCCATGTTCAAGAAGAAGCAAACTTTAAAGGTGTCTccttttgaagaaaaagaaatggagTTGTCTGATAAACATGTGACTTCTTTGAATCCAGATTTCATCACAAAGCAGACCATATCTTCTGTGAATTCTTCTGATGTCTTTGGCGGCCAAAGGAATAGTAAGATTAAGATGAACAAGAAAGAAGTCTCCTCCAAATCTTCTTCCAGAGGAATTGGAAGTGTTAGTGCAAGAAAGCACAAGGGCCTGAAAATTGTGCCTCATCTTATGAATCAACCCAAGCCTATAAAAGTTGAACTTGAGGAACACAACAATGAGGCTCAGGAAAAGACTTTGTACATCATCAAGATGGAAAGTACAAAGCAAAGTTCGCACTCTGATCAAAATGAAAGCCAGGATATTGAAGACCAAGAGGAATCTGAATACTCAAATAGTGAATTTGAGGAGGATGCTTGTCCAGAAAACCATGAAATTGAATACATGGCTAATGTGGACACTTTGGAAGTTGAGaagaatggaaagcctcaaaaTGATGAGATTGTTTGTTCTGAAGAGAAGGAGTGCCAACAGTTAGGGGGGAAATTGGTTGAAACTCAAATTGAATATATGGCTAATGTAGACACTTTTGAAGCTGAGaagaatggaaagcctcaaaaGGATGGAATTGTTTGTTCTGAAGACAAGGAGTGCCATAAATTAAGGGGAGAATTGGTTGAAACTCAAATTGAATACATGGCTAATGTGGACACTTTGGAAGCTGAggagaatggaaagcctcaaaaGCATGGGATTAATTGTTCTGAAGCCAAGGAGTGCCAAAAATTAGGGGGAGAATTGCTTGAAACTCATATTGAAAAGGGTAGTCTGAGGAGCCTTGAAGTCCAGAAAGAAGTGTTGGGGGCCATCACTACTGATGTCAAGGCCGTTGCTATAACTGCTCCAGAGAAGGTTCTTTTGAGACATCAACATGTGCAGGTCAAGAAAGATGGACAAGGATTGTACAATAATGTGATTAAGGAAACAACTAAACATGTTGAAACTCAGAAGGGCAAGGTTAAAGCACTGATTGATGCCTTTGAAGCTGtaatctctcttgaagagaaaagTATTTCTGCTGCAAACATTGTCAATTGA